A portion of the Punica granatum isolate Tunisia-2019 chromosome 7, ASM765513v2, whole genome shotgun sequence genome contains these proteins:
- the LOC116213725 gene encoding probable disease resistance protein At1g61300, which yields MDPSALVAEAFKLTVVPACRQLEYMLRYKIHVNELKDGVDKLVHARKRVQHAINEAILKGERIEGDVQRWLSETDVLTKRARKVIVDVESKKSCLHFIPNPVARHQLGRKARKDADNIRDHCRSGEKFNKISYHDAQTTEAAATLPSSSSGTTAQPPIPLDSRASILSKIMEALEDNNVRRIGVHGMGGVGKSTLLDEVERKAKESNRFDEVIRKLISKNPNVDVIGADISYILGMLDKKDDGKGSAEQDGTGSGKKKAFIILDDLWEDLNLKLIGIEDSYKNVEIKMLLTSRNCDLLANKIGCRPNLHLTHLSPEETAKLFAAIAGRDPQTDTLAANLVEKCKGLPVLIVPLATMLKNKAFFTWEEAVEHIKKLEAGYSTLELSYQSLEEEKYKELFLLCGLMGNQNIPVRNLLKYSIGLGSFGGTNIVERAGREMVESIRKLQASSLLLQGDDNDHVKIHDVVREFSTKIANKDGRYLVFSDDKDLQVCPVESLEKITTISLPHVAIQTLPQHMWSYPNLTTFISHAGDYANDQGMFSDSPFGIE from the coding sequence ATGGATCCTTCAGCTCTTGTTGCTGAAGCTTTTAAGCTCACAGTAGTTCCTGCATGCCGTCAACTTGAGTATATGCTCCGGTACAAGATCCATGTTAATGAGCTCAAAGACGGTGTTGACAAGCTAGTGCATGCTAGAAAAAGGGTTCAGCATGCCATTAATGAGGCTATTCTCAAAGGGGAGAGGATCGAAGGTGATGTTCAACGGTGGCTCAGCGAGACTGATGTGCTGACCAAACGTGCCAGGAAGGTGATTGTGGATGTCGAGAGCAAAAAGAGCTGCTTGCACTTCATCCCGAATCCCGTTGCCCGCCATCAACTAGGCAGGAAGGCAAGGAAAGACGCTGACAACATTCGAGATCACTGTAGGAGTGGGGAGAAGTTCAACAAGATCTCCTACCATGACGCACAAACCACAGAAGCTGCAGCAACCCTGCCTTCATCCTCTTCGGGGACGACTGCCCAGCCCCCTATTCCCCTCGACTCCAGGGCTTCGATCCTGAGCAAGATCATGGAAGCTCTGGAGGATAATAATGTCAGGAGGATCGGTGTCCACGGAATGGGTGGTGTTGGCAAGTCCACCCTTTTGGATGAGGTCGAAAGGAAGGCCAAGGAGTCGAACAGGTTTGATGAAGTCATAAGGAAGCTCATATCAAAAAACCCAAACGTTGACGTAATCGGAGCGGATATCTCGTACATATTGGGCATGCTTGACAAGAAAGATGATGGGAAAGGTTCTGCAGAACAAGATGGGACGGGTTCTGGAAAGAAGAAGGCCTTCATTATCCTTGATGATCTATGGGAGGACCTTAACTTGAAGCTGATCGGGATTGAAGATAGCTACAAGAACGTGGAAATAAAGATGCTACTCACCTCCCGAAATTGTGATCTGCTGGCTAACAAAATAGGTTGCCGACCAAACCTCCATCTTACTCACTTGAGTCCGGAGGAAACAGCAAAGTTGTTTGCTGCGATAGCAGGTAGGGACCCTCAAACGGATACTCTGGCAGCTAACTTAGTTGAGAAGTGTAAAGGCTTGCCTGTCTTAATCGTGCCGCTCGCTACGATGTTGAAGAACAAGGCTTTCTTTACTTGGGAAGAAGCAGTCGAGCACATTAAGAAATTAGAAGCTGGTTACTCGACCCTGGAGTTGAGTTACCAGTCTTTAGAAGAAGAGAAGTACAAGGAGTTGTTCCTACTTTGCGGTCTCATGGGAAACCAGAACATCCCAGTACGCAACCTCCTCAAGTACAGTATAGGCTTAGGCTCATTTGGTGGCACCAATATCGTGGAAAGAGCTGGGAGAGAAATGGTTGAATCAATTCGGAAGCTTCAAGCCTCGTCACTTCTGCTCCAAGGTGATGACAACGATCATGTCAAAATCCACGACGTGGTTCGTGAATTTTCAACGAAAATCGCAAACAAAGATGGCCGTTATTTGGTGTTCAGCGATGACAAAGATTTGCAAGTTTGTCCAGTTGAAAGCCTGGAGAAAATAACAACAATCTCCCTGCCTCATGTTGCCATTCAAACTCTTCCTCAACACATGTGGAGCTATCCAAACCTAACCACCTTTATTTCACATGCGGGAGATTACGCTAATGACCAAGGTATGTTCTCTGACTCCCCGTTTGGAATCGAGTAA